Below is a genomic region from Gadus chalcogrammus isolate NIFS_2021 chromosome 19, NIFS_Gcha_1.0, whole genome shotgun sequence.
ATCACTCTTAGGGCATCATTTACAATGATGACGCTAATCTTAAAATTCAACATGAAATACTCATGTATTTAATAAACAAAACCTAAAActatacatatatttaaaaacacatacacaaatgaaaCATCAGTTTAGACTTGCAGTTCCTTTGGGTATTTTCACGGAGGGAAGTTGTGTTACCATCTGTCATTAAAGAGAGTCTATTAAAAACCTTCTCAggaagtgttaccccttagagTGGGCGTCGCCGGTCCGCCTACAGGTGTCCTGGAGGCTCTGCTGAATGGCGTACTGAAATAGCTCTTCGTCGATACCATCATGTTCAGCGTCAGCCATGTTTGGAGGAGGCCACCATGACCGTTTTATCTGCGACACAAAATGGATGACAAATTTTTGTACAATCCACTAAAAGTATTACAAGGTAAAAAGGGcgaaaagaaagaaatataaagtataaatacttaaaggggacatatacaccaccaggtgtgagtgtgattagcctacatgccgttttgaaaatctgcctcatatgacatcactagtgggcgtgtccacctagatatgtgctggatagatcagtctaccagccttcccagtggactgtagcaaacgttgctcatctatccagcacagatccaggtggacacgccgactagtgatgtcatatggggcagattttcaaaacggcttgtaaggctaatcatactcacacctggtggtataatatgtaccATTTAAATACGTATGTATTCAATATTTGATTGTTTATGTTATGAAATGGTTTGAAAAGTAAGATTTACTTTGAATTTAGTTTATCTGCCGACTAAATTAAGACAACTCCAGAGACAAGTTTTCTGCGTGTTTAGTTACAGTGCACTACTGAGTCAAATTATTGTAGTAAAACAGTTTTCCACTTCTCATGTGGTTGTCTTCCAAATGTCCCCGATATTGTTAGAAACAAAGTCGTAGTTTTATTATCTTATCACTGTCTCTAAATCTATCCAAACTGGGGGAATCACAATGCAACAATATTTTCTGCATTTACACTCCCTCTCAGATACAGTCTTAACTCTCAACTTTCTTGGCTATCCTCTTTGGATTGAGATGAGAGTTtcagtttgttttctttttgaccTGTCCTATCATGCCAGACTATTGCTTATAGTAATGAAACATTTTTTATTGTCAGCCTTGGTGGCAATAACTAAAATTCAGCGGAAAAGAATTGTAACAAGGTGCAATCAAAGCGCAGTAGTTAGTTTACCTCCCAATAAAAGGTGTTGTTGCTAGGTCCAATGAACACCACGTGTTAGGGTTAGAAACCCTAGTGTCAAGACCCTGAACTATGACCTTTGGTGAGCTATGGGCCGATGCAAGTAccatgctctttctctctctaaaacTGCttataccactactactactactactactaccaccgcATACCTACCATAACTATTCTACTACTGAAGCAAGTATCCTACTCCtttctctgtaaaaaaaaagactacAGTAATACTACTACCATtcaattctttctttctttacgtTTGTCAaattcctctctgtctgtctgtctgtgtctctgtttcactctgtctctctctctctccctaataCAACCTGCTTCAAAGAGATCTCCATGTTATTCACATGCCCTCTAGTACAAGTACTCCCATTCCACAGCATATGGGTTTTGCAGTTCTCCAGTGACCTGTAACCTTTTAAACAGGCTGGGACACATTTATTCAATGCAAATTTAGTCCGGTAGTAACAACGTCGCCCCAAAAGCCCACTCaccaggtggtgtgtgtgtgtgtgcccggtgCCCGTTGAATCCTTGCAGCTTGCagctcctgtgtttgtgttttgcccGGTAGCCTGCCGGGGTATTTTTAGAAGCAAACGGCTTCCAGCCCCGCTGAGTCCAATGAGTCGTATGTGCACTACCGTGAACTGGAGGAAACGATTTGTTGACTATTTATTGAATCAAGCCTTAATTCAATAAATTATCGGATGAAGTGATACTGAAAGGGGAATTTAATGACGGCAGgggcatacatacatacaaaaacatATACATCAGGTTCCTAACACAGATATATATGAATCTTAGAAAGACAACACGCTTTTGAAATACATGAGGAACACAAAAATGTAAATTAATTTCTGTTACATATTAATTAACCTAAATTTCACCCCGTAATTACTTTGACATCAataacagggtgtgtgtggatgatgactggtttaagcagcctcacctggcccgagtcagactgattggactctagCGCTGGGTGAgcctgcacacctgttgcacattgagtaatcagtgtgcacaggttaaaccagccatcacctcatacactcagggagagatcGCCTGCATGGCGACATGGAGAACCAAGGCCGTGTATTATTATCGATCAACATTTACGATAAAGCGGATTTCCCTCATCACCCCCCTGCGTCCTTCTCTTGAGCAGCCCATGCCACCTAGGTGGTGTGTTATTGCAGTGCAAAGATAGCAATGATAGTCTAATAGAAGTCTATTTACAACTTTTCCTTAATGATTGCATGTGTATTTTACAACATTACACATTACGTATAAGACCTTTACAACTCTGCAATATTTAGCATTCAAAGGCTACAAAGTTAAACTTTACTACTATGTTTCACATGTATAAATCTTGAATATAGTtctgtctctgtatgtctcttctatgtatgcatgtatctgTCTCTGCATGTCTCCCCTTCAATTTCCTCGACAACCGTACAGCCGCCCTCACTGGCACGTGTACTGCTGTGGACCCCAGGAAGTGGTGTCTAGTTTGGATGAGCAGTTCCGGAGAAAGCTGCAGTCTGCACGGTTAAAATGTTACCCCTTTACAACTTAATGTTACACAAAGGTAGACTTTCACGGTACAATTTTAGAAAGTTACACCTTTACAACTCAACGTTACACTAACAACTCGACAAATGTTTACGTGTACACTTGTACTGCACATTGTTACAAAGTTAAACCTTTGCAACTTTGCACTACACACTTACAGCGCTACAAAGTCACAACCACTATGTCACGCTACAACTTCACTGCTATGTTACAAAGCACGTTTGTGTAAGTCTAACATAATATCACCACACAACACTGTGACATATTTTCAACATTACAGAACAAAAACGTTGCATCCTTTAAAAGTTACAGGAGGCGTCAGAACAGTGGCCGAGTTTCCCCCCGTGCGTGCAAAGCGCCGTGCCCTTCTGAGAGGATGAGACGCGTGGCCGACTTCTCGGCATCACGTAGGAGTCTTCTGGAGAAGCGTGTGTAGCCGCGGACGCCAGCGGTGACGGCGAACACAACGTGGTCGTGTCACACAGTGAGTCAGCCTGTAGGCGGCCCCCCGGCCCTCGTGAAAAGGCTTCAGTCAACTGTCGTCTGGACTGGAAACAGACCGGCCTCCCATCCTCTGATCACACtctgctcgctctctttctctctctaactctctctcactctctctctatctctcacacgcaccatctccctctctcacacacactctcctctcctctcctctcctctcctctcctctcccacacacactcggagCTCTATCTGATATCTCTCTGATCTGAACACTGATCTGAATTTCATGCCTCGGATTGTGGAAACCTTCAATTTTCGTTCCATATGAGGGATAAAGTAAGTAGTGCGCTCGTTGTTTCTCTTTATTACCTTTTTGTTGGGCTGGTGGGATCTAGATGTCGGCTTGTAGTTGAACTgttatgtgtgttgttgtttgtgaaCAGAGGCCAGTAGTTTGTGGAAGtctaattaggctgtggaagaAAAACCTGTATTTTGCAACGTGGTGAAGCATGATTTTTGTTTGAATGGTGTAAGAAGAAGCAAAGTGGATTCAATCACATTCTATTCTGAACTTCTATTTCAATTAGCAGTTTAATTACACGTATGAAATTCAGCTACATTGAAGGAATCACATTTAATTTATTGAAAGACACTTTCAATACTTTCATGATCCTTCGAACCAAATGTGATGGCTGCTAAGAGGGCTCAAAAATGCATCACACCATACTTTGTACAAATGACTGTGGTGGGTttatggttgttgttgttgtcgttgttaaccataaccaccaccacagcgGTAATGGTTTAAGAGTTGGGGCATTAGTGCACTATATGTTTTGGTTATGTATTACTGACGTGTTGAGCCAATCTTTTTTTGACATATTACAAGTGTGTTTAATTTTCCATAACGCATTTTCCACTCGGAAATCTGGTATATCTCATATGTTTTTGTGGAGTTGTTTTATGTTTTCTGCCACTTGATATTAGATGAAAAAAGTAAATTTATGAACTGGATAAACTGTCATGGCAGCATTAGACTGATATAGAATGGCCAATTATAGCCAAATTAAACTGGTCTTGCTTGACTTgcttttaaaattaaaaaagtgCTTACAATTCAAAAACGCACCACCAAAAGTAATGGATACTTTGAGGTAGAAAGGGCATTTTAGGTCATAACTATTCCTAGAATAGAAATCTCTTGGTGTTATGAAACTCTGTAAAGGGTCATTGCTcattgatttctttttttttgctgaagCATCAAAAAATATGCTTTGCACATTTCTCAATTGGGTCTGTAGTCATCAAGACAAGGTTATTTGCCAGCCACGACAGCAATATTTTTATTTCAGTTTCTTGGTTCACGGTATAAAACGAGTCATGAGAGAAAATGTCATGCTGTGAGTAAGAAGAAATATCTCGGTAAATTTCTAAATCCATATTCCATGTTATTGACACATCTGTCAGTGTGTCGATCTTCTGACAATCTGATAGAAAACCGGAACATCTTGCACCCCTTTGGGTCAGAAGTTATTCAAGATGTTCATTTCCTTCCAAGGTTTTTTTTCTTACattaatttaaatatttagTTATTCCCCTTTAATAACACCAGACATGATGTAGACAAGATTGCCGCGAACAAGCCTAAAGCTGGGGTCGGCAATTTTGGAGGAACAAGACAGAGTACACTAGATATTGAAAGTATCCAACCGAAAAAATCCCACCCCGCCCTTCAGGCCTCGCTCCAAAACCAcgccccccaaaacacacaattAGCTCCCTTTCTTTAGCAATAGCTCTGCCAAGCCTTGTGGAAAACTCTGGTCATGCGCAATGAGTGCACAGGCAGGCGGGTCATAAGGTAGACGGACAGGTGGGCCATCCAATCCTTTCATTCTGGGAGAATTAAATGATTTGACGGGCTTATAAAATGACTGCAAAAGAACCGGATAcccttttatttgttttattaatgtATGTCGGGATGTAAAGATAACAATTGtgagaaacaatgtttataacatTATATATCGTCTACGCAAGCATTACTTGGAAATGTTTTTCAAAACTGTGAAGCTGGAAATGCCCCTGATTTCAAAGTACAGAAATATATCctatcatggatatttattGATGGCACTGATGTCGTTGGTATTTGTCGTTGGCTTGAGTATGACAAAGCCCtcaatgtttacattttttgttaatGACGTGTATATGACGTTTTAATGACGGTATGTCCGCACGGTCGCACAATCTTTGATGCCACAAAGTTCCTTGAACACTTCAATGAAAACCACCGCAGATCGGTCGAGAGATTTATTATTTTTAGCAACACCGGAAAATCAATTAACTTGATGAATGGGACGGGAGTCACTTGTCTGAGAGGAAATCAGCATCCCTGAGCTGTCACATGTGGGACACCAAACAGCGTACACCTCAAGGGTAGAGAGACCTCACGGAGGAACGTTGCGGGGGATGGAGATAGAAGATGACAGACACGGTGAACAGAAAGAAGACTTTGGGGCTTAAAATCTCACCAACTAAAGCTTCATCCCTGGTAATACTTTAATAGTCTATTTTCCCGACAATCTAATCTAATTACCTGTGAAGATGGATGGTGTGAAGATAGACGGTGTAAGTCATTTTAACTAACCAGAAACTTTGCTGGCCTTTTCAATGTCTTTGTAAATATCAGTACATTTTGGTTGCTTTTCTTCGAATGgtatgacaaataaacaaagagcGTCATTCTCCTGTTTGGATAACATGACGGCTTGACGTAACTTCCAGTTTTCTCCCCAAACAAGGAAGATGCCTTCGAGTGACTTAAGTCCTATGTCATTAATTGTTAAACTGCACAGTGTTGAGACCCCGGTGTATCGATCATACCTTTTTGCAACAAGCagttacaaaaaaaagagctcTGTTGTATCTTAAACGTGTGATGTCCACCTTGTGCTACACCGTCACAACCAAGATTTTGAATAGAGATTCCATTTCGATCATCCAGCAATGCCAAAACAAGTTATACCGATTTAAACCATTCCTAAAGTCGCATTCATGCATTACAGATCCCTTTTTTCCAAATCAAAACGATCGTCCTGCCAAGAATCTTCAAACGAGTCCACTTTCAGCTGACATTAACACTGGTCATGGTGTACGAGAGGAAATTGCTTGAAAatgcataaaaataaaatttcACTCGGTTCACTGGTACATTAGAGTAGCAGAACCACTATTCGTTTCGGAAGTGTTTGTCTTATGGtgacacctctgtgaaaaggatctatatatctatctcttTATCTATCTCGCGCCATAGTTTGTACAAATGTTTTGGTTTGGGAGTTGGGGCGGTAGTGAACTTTATATGTGGTTGAGTATTACCCAACTGTTGTGACCGATCTGTTTTGATATATTTTGTTGGGATGTAATGCAGGGATATTTTGTCCAACTGGCCATGAATAAAAGgatttctgtgtttttgtgctcAAATATCTGGTAAAtctcatgtaggcctatatctatagatatcgATCGATCTAGATCAAGAAAtcaatctatatatctatcgatATACATAGAAATGGATCTAAACATAATATTGGTGGATGCCCTTTCCCCATCTCTTATAACACATTTGAATACCTTCCTACCTAATTACACGCAACTAAAACAGGGCATCATTGTCTCCTATTTCTTCTCCCTAGCACATCTCTGAGGCTCCTTGTCTCCTATATCTCCTGTCCCATCTGTAATCCTAATTGCCTCCTATGTCTCCTCTCTTACCAGATCTGCAAGACTCCTTGTCTCCTCTTCTTTCTGCTCACAAGTCTTCACCACTGCTCGGGAAAGTTTGGAACGCCCATCACAGACGATGTGAACAAGCTGCTGCTATTGGTCAGTTTCACATCACACCTTGCTCCTGACTAAAATTAAGAGTTAAGCATGTCTCATCGCCGTCGGAGATCCTCCACATAAGCTGCATGACTTGAGTAaaacccacctctctctctcttgattttTCCCACCACAGCAACAGAACATTCCCGTTGACTATGAGATTCCCGTGCACTACATCCCAAAGGAAGTGGTAGGTAAACCCAGCAAAAATCCAATAAATATGATTTGAAACGCAACTTTTACCCAATGAAACATGATGGTGTGTTGAGTAAAAGAGTAGCCGAACAAAAAGTATTTAAATTGGGCAACACCTTACAATCAggggtacattaattaaccattgatttatattagttaatgcagttGTAAACATTCACTAACGGTTAATTATCCTTAACTAATAATGTCTATCATCACCATTTACTAATGTTGTTCAGAATACTAGCACTAATGGGGCTATTCATCTATACCTTATTTAATTGGGTTAACTCTAAACCTAAAATCTGTCCATAACACTAACTCTAATGATAACGCCATAcaataattaacaattatttaaaGAAGGCGAAATGTATAGTGGGGAATAGCTATCCCCAACTTTTCACGGAGCCTTacggtgaataattgttttagtatatactacacgtgaacactccaaaaataaacaggaTAACATTTTTTGCCGGGattaatttgtttttattagcagtttatttgtttttattagcgtgatgAGACGACCGTCACGCAATATccagagtttgagatctcaatcatttGATATTGCTAAATATCCCGAggtagcgaaccaatcaaattgcggcatcttaggaggttcaagTGTATCATATactaatgcttattactgcattaacttgTGCTTATTAGTGTTTGATGACTGTAGCCTTACTGTAAGGCGTTCCTCTAAATGGCTGTGGTTCCTCAGAGCGGTGTGTGCTGGGTGGTGCTGAACATCTACCCTCTGGAGCAGAGTCTCTGTAAACTGGCCACCATGTTTGGCGCCCTGTCCTCCAACAAGGAGAACATCATCGTCTTCATCGCCATGCTGAAGAGCCTGCGCTTCACGTTCGACCACGAGGAGCTGGTGAGACGGGCGTGATGATGATTTGGTTGCACTCTGTGCGCTCGTTTTTGTACATCTTTGTGTCGTTCACCGTTTCCACAAATTAGACACAAGAATACGAAACATATAATACAAAATTTGATTTGGCGGATTTGCATCCGTTGTAGCCTCGTGATCCCGTGTCATGTTTTTATAATAGCCTTCGATGTATCATATTTGTCTTTATAATATGCAGTGTTGATTCCCAATACATGTTCATGTACATTTCTTACATCGACCAATGCACGCATTGTGCAAATAGTTTAAATTTCCTTTTGTCGTATGCCCATATATGCTTATCTTTGGTGTGTTCTTATCGTATGTCGTACAACGCATGCAGTCGAACTACACATGAACTACATACAGTGTTAACTGTATAACAAATATGGCCCAGTGATCCCAGTAAGATGGCGACCAACATCCATTCCACCCCGTTCAATCTGTCCCTGTGTTGGTGCGCTCAGGAATCGGCGATGCAGGTCTTCCAGTGTCACTACCGCGAGAGGAACCTGCTGTCCGGTCTCTACTTCGACTACATCAAGGAGATACTGCATGCTGCGGCCCAAGGGGTGGGGGGCTTTCCCTGTAAGCCCCCCCCCTGCGTGCCCCACCAGGAAACCCCAGGTAAGCGCACGCACGGCGCATGTGATCGAGTACCGACTGAGAAGTGTTGGGTTCGATTTGGTCTACCATGCCCCAAATCTACCTTTAGCCATCATTTACATTGAACATATGGttttaaccaaagcgactttcaacaagtacatttgtccgaagaaagagaaacaatatatcgctgtcggtacagtaaggatgttcatagaaccaagtgcataacactaacaatcgctagctTACCCCATTCCTCCttatacaacaaagatggcgCCCAACCCCTACCCTCACTGATGACCTGTATCTGAGTTCACTGTACGTTGCTTTGGACGAAGGCATCTGCAAGATTGACAAAATATTATAGATAAACCCAACTAACATTGAACACCTTGCTTTCAGTCAGCATCCTGAGATGCATTGATTTCATTTGGTTTGGTGAGATCATGTCGATCTCATGTTGTCTAGGAAACACCATTGAGTTTTTAACTCTGATGATGTGCCTATTTCTATCGTAAAATCAAGCACCACCCCTACTATTTATATTATCATGACTCTGAGACCGCTATATTGTCAACCGCTACCTCAATCATTCGCCTCAAATGGTTCgcctcttacacacacgtacaattACACACCGCACACTTGGTCAAAGTAAGTCTTTTGATTAGAGCGATTCGACCCCTTAAGCTCTGAAACACAAGCAGTGTACCTCCTGGCTTTAGGGGGATGTTTGCTCCACCTGAATCTAATCCTCATGTGCCTCTCTAGATGGGCGCGTGCAAGCCTGGCTGAGCAGAAGTCCTGTGCTGCTCATCCTGGTCCCCCTCACAGCAtgtctgctcctgctgctgtggCTAGTGAGTACATAAATAAACACCATGTCGTGTCATCTGTTAATTTTTCCTGTTAGGGGGCATTCGCGTTGCACTTTTTCGTTATTTCTGTTCGTCATATTTTTTAAGACGAAAATAGACTCTTCTTCAGACTCTCCAGTGGCCCTATTTGGCATTGAACTAGGACCAATGTATGCCTTGCGTTCAAAACAtgcaatatataataatatctaTCGTTTTGAGTAGATGAGTAAAAATATGAGTGAAAATAATGTGCATAGGGCtgtacatacaaatacacgcccctgtttataaaataatcaaaggtGCATTGATAGGACTCCAAAGATGCACAGAAAGCGTGCGTACATGACTCCTTCTGTTGTGGCTCATGAGGTAGAGCGGGCTGGctgctggtaaccagaaggtttctagttcaatccccagagtgtcgaggtgtccctgagcaaggcaacTCTAAGCtctcccgatgagctggctgtcgccttgcatggttgaaaccgccgtcggtgtgtgaatgtgtgcatgaatgggtgaatgttaggcaatattgtaaaaggGCTTTGATTGGCCACTGGTTGAAAAAGCGCTGCATGAATACAGGTCATTTAGCATTCTATTTCGGTTCTTTATCTCCAGGCCCACTCCCGGAGGCGGCGGTTGCGCGAGTGCGACGTGGAGCGGCGAGACGATTCGTTGTCGTCGCCGGCCAACGCGGTTCCCAGCGTGTGCATCTCCGTCCCGCTGTACAGAACGGACGATTCCACGTCCGCCACAGAACTGGTTCCCAGACCACAAGAACTGGGGTGAAGGGGACCCAAcgacaatgggggggggggggggggggggggtgaaagaagaaaagaaaaaactcgATAAAATTAGTCAGACACGCCTGATTGGTCTGTTGTTCTGAACAGCACTGCTGGACAAAAAGCGCTCTGTGTTTCACTCCCTTGGGACCCGGGGTGCAGCAGGGAAAACACACGAATCGCAACGGCTGAAGGAACTATTTTTTTGAAGGACTTTTCCTCATTTTTTAACTGGACACAAATGtgttttcaccccccccccaacctgtaCAGAGGGATATTTTAGTAGTTGAGTATAAGTAGTATTTAAACACCAGTTAGTTCTTCTGTCGTTCTGTCAGTGGTTGTGTACAGCACAGGGATTGAGCTGAATGTTGGCCCGGGGAGAAAGGGTTGTCCTCAACAGCAGGATGAAAAACCAGTGAATGACAGCGGGGTTAATTTTGGTCCTATCGCCTTGTAAACTATAGGTCCCCTCTCGTGAACgctaatataaaataaaatctggGGGCTTGACATATTAATCCAAATTGAAACAGCTTCACCCTCTTCTGTAGCAAAAGGTGTGGAGTTTCAGTTCATTGCACAGGGTATAAATCCCAATTACAACACTTTAAATCTCCGTTActatttactttttactttcacAATCATCAAAAACGTTTTTTGACTATTTTGGATTAATGACAGTGAATAACAGTGAACCAcaatgcatgtcatttacggGCTGGTAGGGGTTTGGGTCCTCTTACACCCGGCATTCATGCAGACTGGACCAGAGGGACCAAAGCTAGTGACTGGGAGAGTTGAGCCGCACAGCCCGGACACTAATGCGATTCAAATAAAAAGCCAAAGGTACAGCAAACCACAACGTTGCGGAAGATTGTTTAAAAGAGTTCTCAGAGTCATGGGCTTGTGTTTAACTCTGACATTATCATGATCTGTGAACCCGCTCCACTCAAACAACACACTGGGCAAATTCCAGTACTGGCCCACTTTTCCTCATCAAAAGACCAGACCAGATGGCAGATCGCCACTGGCTCaagcctctctcgctcactctctctctctctctttctctcaattcTGTCATTGTATTCTCAAGTTGTTGctgcagagagagtgagggagagacagagaaggagagtgagagagacagagagagatacagagaagaagaaggagagggagagagggacagagaaggaaagagagacagagagagagtatgtatgATGTGCGGGTGTCTCTCTACCTTCGTTGAGCTGTTATTCCTCAGTCACAGACTCAATCACATTCAAGTCATGAGAGCATGAGTCGgctgggtgctgctgctgccactcaTCTATGTGTCACCGgcacaccgagagagagagtacatgtgtgagagatagcgagagagtgtgcatgtgagaaagtctgagtgagagagaaagatagtgcAAGTGAATGATaatgagagcaggagagagagagagagagagagagagagagagagagagagagagagagagagagagagagagagagagagagagagagagagagagagagagagagagagagagagagagagagagagagagagagagagcaagtgatgAAGACCgcagatcagagagagagaagagaagagagataaGATAGACAGTGTGCGAGTGCGAGATAACAACCTCAGAGCAGAACAGAgcgacggacagagagagagaaatggatggatggatgacctCAGTGGAGAGGGGCATAAGGGAGGCTTGTTCTCCCCCACAAAAGAAGAGCCCGTAGGCTGGAGGAAATGCCAATTGTCCACTGGACTGATGTCCACAAGACCCCGATGAATCAACAGCCCCAACAGGCTGCCAGACCGCATAGCGCTCAGAGAATCATCCACAAAGGAAGGGGAAATGGgagtttaattattttttttaaaaaagctttttttttttttttttttttcaacagttGGAAATTCCGAAACAGTTGATTGAAGTTTTGGAGAATTAACCAAAAAAAAGTGATGAATCATTGAAAAAACATTTAATCCATTCATTAAAGATGTGATCATGTAACAACATGTGAACCATACATGTAAATAACTGCTGTTTAGAAAGACATCTTTCGTTGTTATTTTGTGAGATTGTGCATCTGTACATGTTCATAGAAATTATATGCTGTTTTTTTTCAACTCAATTAAAGTATAATATTTTCTGCTGAGCTCCTCGCATAGTTTGTGCGTAGACATATTCATGATTGGCATTATTATACACACATCCTAAAAGTATTtcatttattacaattattgaacaatatttgattttttttaactaCGAAGcgttttcatatatatatataataataataatacatttaatttagaggcgcctttcaagacacccaaggtcaccatatgtatatatataaatgtattcaaatgcCATAATCTGGATCAACTGGGATGTTTATATTTTGCCCGAGTCGTGGATGCATATGGACGTGTATGGATGTCGTACATGGATGCATTGAGGCTCTCTCCTATCGGAAGTAAacacgctcttattttgaaaatcccCTACCCATAAGCCTTCGTAAACCTTCCTGGCTTGACAGCAG
It encodes:
- the LOC130372660 gene encoding uncharacterized protein LOC130372660 isoform X2, with translation MRDKICKTPCLLFFLLTSLHHCSGKFGTPITDDVNKLLLLQQNIPVDYEIPVHYIPKEVSGVCWVVLNIYPLEQSLCKLATMFGALSSNKENIIVFIAMLKSLRFTFDHEELESAMQVFQCHYRERNLLSGLYFDYIKEILHAAAQGVGGFPCKPPPCVPHQETPDGRVQAWLSRSPVLLILVPLTACLLLLLWLAHSRRRRLRECDVERRDDSLSSPANAVPSVCISVPLYRTDDSTSATELVPRPQELG
- the LOC130372660 gene encoding uncharacterized protein LOC130372660 isoform X1 — its product is MTDTVNRKKTLGLKISPTKASSLICKTPCLLFFLLTSLHHCSGKFGTPITDDVNKLLLLQQNIPVDYEIPVHYIPKEVSGVCWVVLNIYPLEQSLCKLATMFGALSSNKENIIVFIAMLKSLRFTFDHEELESAMQVFQCHYRERNLLSGLYFDYIKEILHAAAQGVGGFPCKPPPCVPHQETPDGRVQAWLSRSPVLLILVPLTACLLLLLWLAHSRRRRLRECDVERRDDSLSSPANAVPSVCISVPLYRTDDSTSATELVPRPQELG